The sequence CGAGAGACTACTGCCATGATGCTTATATTTGAGTGGGACAAGAACAAAGCGAGGACTAACCTCGGAAAGCACAAGGTCAGCTTCGAGGAGGCCAAGACCTTGTTCAGCGACCCGCTCATGGTTTCCTA is a genomic window of Caldilineales bacterium containing:
- a CDS encoding BrnT family toxin; this encodes MMLIFEWDKNKARTNLGKHKVSFEEAKTLFSDPLMVSYPDEHHSDIEERFVRVCHEITVSIGLTRGKMV